TCAGAAATTTTTGAAAATGGTAGACGGACGCCTCTATACTGCACTTTTCGGTCAGTTAGAACGCTGCCAAAAAAATCTGCAAGTGCTTTTGGAAAAAGAAGTCTTAAAAAATCCCCTTGCTGTGTATAACATCAAGAGAATGCAGATTGATGCGTTTTCCACTCAGTTGGAAAACAGCTATACCAAAAAAATTCACGGGGCGAAAGAACAGTTTGTGAAACATGTTGCCAAGCTGGATGCCTTAAGCCCGTTAAAGATTTTAAAACGAGGATATTCCGTTGCGGAAGATGATAAGGGCAATCCCGTGTCTTCCGTTTCTGCTTTTGAAGTAGGTTCCCGTGTGTATGTCACCATGGCAGACGGGAAATTGGGTTGTGACGTTACCGAAATAACGGAATCGGAAATATCAGAAGAGGGTTAAACAGATGGAAGAAAAGAAACTCACCTTTGAAGAAGGTATGAAACGGTTGGAAGAAATTGTGGTAGGTTTGGAAAAAGGTTCTGTCAGCTTAGAAGAAGCGATGGAGCTTTTCACCGAAGGAACCAAGCTTTCTAAAGACCTTCAAATAATTTTAGACCGCGCAGAATCCAAAATCAAAATGATTACCGAACAAAACGGGCAGGTTACTGCAGTTGATTTTGAAACCAAAGAAACGGCGGAATAAGAGATGAAAACAAAGATTCAACAAAAAGCCATGATGGTGGATGAATTTCTGATTGGGGAACTGAAAGATGCTTCCTATCAGGAAAATCTTCGTGAGATTATGGAATATGCGGTGACAAATGGCGGAAAACGTCTTCGTCCCGTGCTTTTGCTTTCCGCATATGAGTTGTTCTATGAAGATGTGACCAAAGCATTGCCTTACGGGGCAGCTCTGGAAATGATTCATTCCTACTCGTTGGTACACGACGATTTACCTTCTATGGATAATGATGATTTAAGACGTGGTAAGCCTACCTGCCATAAACAGTTTTCCGAATTTGGGGCAATTTTGGCAGGAGATGCTCTCTTGAATTTAAGTTTCGAAACCATGCTTCGTTATGCCTGCAATTTTTCACCTGAAACGGCGCTTCGTGCTATGGCATATATTGCCAAAGCATCCGGTGCAAAAGGAATGTGCGCAGGGCAGATGTCGGATATGGAGCAGTCGGTTACCGATTTTGAAAAACTTACAGAAATGTACCGGGGTAAAACCGGTGCTTTGTTGAAAGCTGCTGTTGTAACAGGAGCAATCTTAGGGGAAGCGGATGAAAAAATCATCGCGCTTTTGGAACAATATGCTGATCTTGTGGGTCTTATTTTCCAGATTAAAGATGATATGTTGGATGTGGAATCCGATGAAGCGACCTTGGGGAAACCTGTTTTCAGCGACCAAAAAAATCAAAAAATCACCTTTGTATCCGAATATGGCTTGAATCGATGCCGCGAACTGATGGCAGAATATGAAGAAACAGCTTTGTCTTTATTGTCTCAGGTAGAAGCCATTTTGAAAAAAGAAGGAGCTTGTGAGTTCTTAAAAGACCTTACCTCCTATATGGCAAAGCGTATCAATTAACATCGCGGGAGGATAAGCCGAAATTTTTCAATCAATTTCGTTTTATTGATAAATGAATAAAGTATGTGGCGCTGTATTCTAGTCAACTATGTGTTATTGAAGGCGGGCCTAAAAATCCGTTAAAGAGCATATCGATGAAGTTCCTTGTGTTTGCTTCGGACGCCCAGTCCGGGGTGGATGCTGGGAGTTAAGGTTATGGGGCAACCGTTAATGGCATAGCGGTGGAAACCCTATTTCCGTGGAGACCTGTTCTCGTGGTCGGCAATTTCTGCAATTTAATTTTTGTAAGCTGCCTTCTACGGCTCAGGATTAAACCTGCAATTGCGGTACGATGTTTTTAGTAAAGTGCTGTGTGCAGAGTAGCTTGCCTTGAAGTGAGCAGATGGGGAGATTCGGATCAGGCTCTTTTTGGGAATGGCCATCTCAATTGAGCTATTGCCGGTTGAAACTCTGCTTGCAAAACAGGATTAAATAACACAAATGTTGTATGGGAAAACCACTAGACAGAACAGAGTCGGAGGATTGCAGTGCGGACTCAGTGGCGATCGAGTGCAGCAACATGGCAACTGTGCTGAAAGTGCTTTCAAGAGAAATCGCTCCATTGGCGACAAGGAGTAGTGCTTTGGGAAATCCAACTCGACCTAAGCCGCAGAATTTACTCCGATTCTGCCACACAATTTTAAATTGTAAAATATATTTGTTTACTTGTTTCTTGCGGGCGAATTTTCAGCTATAATGTGCAAAAATGCTCGTGAATACACAAAGTATTCACTGCGCTTTTTTCCCATTCTATCAAGAAAATTCTCTCCGCAATAGCCAAGCACCCAATTACATTTTACAATTCGGGCGATTCTTTTATGGGCGGATGTGACATCCAAATCCATTTTAGCATTTTGAACTCTTTTTCAAAGAAGAATTTTCAACAATCGATCATATAAAAATATTTCCTTGCGATGGAGTAAACTATGGAATCAAACAAAAAAGAAGATATTCCCAAACGAAAGAAAAAGCCAATGAATTGGGCAATTAAAGCTACCTTAATCACATTGGTGATTTCCTTTTTCTTAGGAATTTTTGCAGATGTGTTATCCAAAAATTTAAATTTTGTTCCTGCATTATTGGTCCTGATTTTTATTATCTTAGTCGGTGTTTTCTCTGATATGGCGGGAATTGCCATTGCCACTGCAGATGAAAAAACCTTAAATGCTATGGCAGCCAGAAAAATCCGAGGAGCCAAAGAAGCCTTGCTCTTACTGAGAAATGCAGAGAAGGCAACCAGCATTTTTAATGATGTTATCGGTGATATTGCAGGGATCATCAGTGGTGCTACCGGTGCTACCATCGGTGTGTATCTGATTGGAATGTTAAAAGATGTGATTGCTTCCGGTAATGCACAACTGGGAGAATTATTAACACTCAGTATGCTCTCTGCCCTGATTGCATCTATGACGGTTGGCGGAAAAGCTGCCGGGAAAAAATATGCCATCAAGAATGCAGAAAAGATCGTATACTTTGTTGGAAAAACGGTGAATTTTTTCAAACGGATTACCAATGTAAGAACCTGGTTCCGAAAGGAACGTTAAACTATTTTGAAACAGAAAAAACGAGGAAACCAACGTGAAACACCAAGCCTTATTTGACAAACTGAATGAATATGAGTATATCAAAAAAATGTCGATTG
This region of Oscillospiraceae bacterium genomic DNA includes:
- the xseB gene encoding exodeoxyribonuclease VII small subunit, producing the protein MEEKKLTFEEGMKRLEEIVVGLEKGSVSLEEAMELFTEGTKLSKDLQIILDRAESKIKMITEQNGQVTAVDFETKETAE
- a CDS encoding polyprenyl synthetase family protein, whose product is MKTKIQQKAMMVDEFLIGELKDASYQENLREIMEYAVTNGGKRLRPVLLLSAYELFYEDVTKALPYGAALEMIHSYSLVHDDLPSMDNDDLRRGKPTCHKQFSEFGAILAGDALLNLSFETMLRYACNFSPETALRAMAYIAKASGAKGMCAGQMSDMEQSVTDFEKLTEMYRGKTGALLKAAVVTGAILGEADEKIIALLEQYADLVGLIFQIKDDMLDVESDEATLGKPVFSDQKNQKITFVSEYGLNRCRELMAEYEETALSLLSQVEAILKKEGACEFLKDLTSYMAKRIN
- a CDS encoding DUF21 domain-containing protein, yielding MESNKKEDIPKRKKKPMNWAIKATLITLVISFFLGIFADVLSKNLNFVPALLVLIFIILVGVFSDMAGIAIATADEKTLNAMAARKIRGAKEALLLLRNAEKATSIFNDVIGDIAGIISGATGATIGVYLIGMLKDVIASGNAQLGELLTLSMLSALIASMTVGGKAAGKKYAIKNAEKIVYFVGKTVNFFKRITNVRTWFRKER